The Vulpes vulpes isolate BD-2025 chromosome 1, VulVul3, whole genome shotgun sequence genome contains the following window.
TGGTGTAATATTGGTGTGTAAGGAGGATGTGGCACTTGTACTGCTGGCCTGCTTATCCTCTGTGCTagtgtaagaaagaaagaagctgggCATGAACTGAAGCAGAAGTAATAGCAGTGTCTTCTGAGTTATGTTCCAGGATATCCTGGTGGGAAAATCAGAAGGTAAAGTGAGCTAATATTAGTCACTTTTAGAGGAGTAGAGTGGCACCTGCTAATACAGAAAGAGAGCACTCAGTGCCTGTGGAGTGAAAGAGTGAAGACAGGAGAGAAAGGGGTTTTAGGAAGCTTAGCAGTGTCAGATGCTTCATAGATTAAGATGATGATTGAAAAGTGCCCTTTGAGTTTGGCATTTATGGGGTGAGATGATGAGGGCCTGAATTAAGGCAGTAATGGTATCAGGAATAGGAAGGGAGTGATTTACAGGATACTGAGGAGGTGTTCCTGAGAGGAGTTGGTGATTATTTGGATGTGAGGAgtggaggggcaggtgggagtGGCTGAAATTCCAGTTGGGAATGGTGGTGCTTAGAACCTGTGCTAGTGGAGATGGGATGGCAAGAAGAGGAGTAGGACTGAAGGGAAGAGAATTAGTTTAGTTTGGGATACCATTATGATGTACCTGTGGGGCATGGGTTTATGTTCAGGATTCATTTTAGATGTTTTTCATTGTTGAATTATCAAAATGCTTTTCATATTGATGGAAGTAGAATTCTTCTGAGGAAGGATTGAAAAGGTACTTTGGAAACCTTTGAAAGATACGTGCCTCTGTTCAGGGCAGTTCATTTAGTACATGGGAGGGCTTTGCTTCTTTACTATTGTGTCTTCTTCTCTACTTCATCAGTAAAGGAAGGGCTATTTTTTCTGAGGAGTCTATGCTGAGTCAGTGAAGCAAACTGACAAACAACGTTAGGGATGCAAACAAAgttgcttagtttttttttcatgccaGCACACATGAATTCCTTGACAGTGGTGGCTCAGTACCAGAGTAATTatcccccatccctctccctctgcttgagaATCCCTGGTATTAGATTATGTTATGGGACATGGATATTTTCTGCATATGGATGGAGATTATCTTCttataaatttatgtaatttgTATAATGTACTTACAGAAAATAAAGGTGTTACAActtgtcatcttttaaaaacaagtaattatGGAATTGCCATTCATTTGTCTTGGgacctagtttttaaaaattaccttgcattcatacattttctcttctgtttttataatattttctagtGCTAAAAGCAGTTGAAAATCTTGGTGTAAGCTATGTGAAAGGAATTGAGCCATACCAAAGTAAGTTGGAGAATGAGATCAGAAGGCTCAAGTTTTCCTTCAGAGTAAGTAAAAGCGGGAAAGAAATGTTCTTCAGTTTGTATATATTTCTGTAGTGAGTCTTGGTTGTGGAAAAGATCTTGGATTAGGCCCAGGGCTTTAAAAAAGACTAATATAGCATAGACTCTGCCTGAAGATATATCTGCAGCCCACTAGGGGTGATTGACATGTAGTCAGATGATCATAATACAGCAGGGTTTCTCGACCTTGGGATTATTGACATTTGGGCCTGATAATTCCTTGGTGCAGGGAGATGCTCAGTAGTGTCTCTGGCTTCTGTCCAGTAGATATCTGTAGACATTGCCATATGTACCCTGTGCACCACAACATGAGGGATGCCGATAGATATGTGCTCTAGGAACTTCAAGAGCACAGAGGATTACCCAGCTCACATTGGGGAGGTTTGGGAAGACATCCCAGTTCTAGCTAGTGCTGGAACTGAATCTGATAGATGtgatcagatttttattttaggaagatgACTGCCAACAGCAGATTGAATGGGCCATATCTGGTAGGAGGAAAAACAGGTAACCTGGAAATAATGAGAGTGAATTGAATGGGGAAAAGAGGACTGATATTAAGAGATATTATGAAGGTCAAATGAACAGATTCTAGTGACATtgcagggagaagggagaggagaattAGGAATGACTCCCAGGTTTTGGTTAGGACAAGTAGGTGGAAGGTGATAGTAGTTTGAGAGGTGATATatacagaaggagaagcaagtcTTAGAAGGAAGATGTTGAGTTCTAAACATGAATTGGAGGTGCTCGTGGAAATGCTTAGTGGATAGTTGGGTATACGTGCAGGTTAGATTTAGGAGACACCTGGAGTGGGAATATAGATTAAAGAGGAAGGTTGGTATCAGGAGGAGGAAAATATTTGAGTGAGAAGATGATGATGGACAGGATGTGAAGAATACCAATATTTGAAGTGAAGTAGATTTGGGGGAGTCTAGGAAGGAGATTGAGAAGGAATTGCCAGAGAGGTAGATCAGCAGGGATGATAGTGTCATGGTAGCCAAGAAGGGCTGGAGCTGACATCATAATGATCGTGATAAAAATACCAATACCATAGGAATAACAAGAGGAAGCATTCATATTCTACTTACTGTATCCCAGAGTTCATTCTAagcatattacatatattaaccCATGTAATCCAGTTAATAGTCTTATGAGGCAGGTACAATTATCACcactattttatagataagagaaTGGAGTTACTGATAAGCTACGTAACTGACCCAGGCTTATAGGGcgataagtggcagagccaagattcaaatgtGGACATTTTGTTTCCATGATGGTGGTACCTTTAACTACATATTTCAGAAGCTTAGGACCATGTAAGATGAATGGTACAGAAACCATTGGATTTATCAGCTTGATGGAGCCTTGTAGATGGAGGCAGAAGCCAAAATGATGGCAGTGTTTGGAGGAGAGAGGTGGGTACGGAATATGTACTCTTGTAAGATGGCTAGctgaaaagagaggagaaataggTCTGAATATAGAAGAATTTATAGGGAAAAGAGAAGGCATACAAACATGATGGGAGATACTTGAACATGCTTATAAACTGAatgatgaagagagaaaagaacctagaagagagaagaggagcagaATTTGAAGATAATTTGAGAGAGCATTTGATAAATCAAGATACTTAGGAGGCAAGAGCAGGTGGATTGCATggcttaggtttagggattagctgatgtaggaggagggagagatcTTTTGTCCACAGAGATGGAAGGGACACTAGTACAGTGTGGATGCAGGAGCTGGGAGCTGAAGAAGTTGGCCCGGTGGCCTTTATTTTCTGTAAACTAGATGAAGTTATCTgttgagagagaacaggaaggtGGTGTGGTAGGGAGCTTAGCTCAACAATTGAAGACTGAAACAGCTTTTCTAAGAGTGAGGAAAGATGATTATGTGTCAAAACCCTTTTCTATTGCTTATAAGCATTGTGACCCTGGAAAAATTATATAAcatccctgtgcctcagtttcctcatctttaaaatagggatATAGTAGTACTtacctcaggtttttttttaaaggattaaatgggttaataagattaaaaatggTTATAATAGTGCCTGGTACCTCGTAAGTGCTCAAGACTGCTCACTCTTACTGTGTTGAACTTAAATAAGCACTTGGTGCTTGTAAAAGTCCAGTACATGTTAGAGgttgtgaatttttaatattccaaATTCTCAGTAATTGTGTATTTTATTCCCCCAGAGGTTCTCAGTATTTTGGGAATAGATCTGTAGAGTGTAGTGGTAGATTTATTTAGAATCTAGGTTTTTGCCAGATGGTTAAATGAAAGCAGTTGAAGGTTGATGCAAGGGGTGTTTGAAGAGATGAGAAACCTGGGTATAGGCTGGGTAAGAAAGGAAGTTAAGAGAGGGGTTGATAGGAAGAAAAGAGTAGAGTCCAAACCCAGGGGGTTTTGTTGAGATCagttcagttttcattttcacttaatgGCTAACAAGTAAAATGGTAATTACCTTGGAGGGCATATTtatgaaatttgtttttgaaactttTACTTTACCACTGGCTTATGCtatctctatttctttatatacttGTTACCATTCTAatgcatttgttttattcatgtgcCATTATTCTTAAGGAAAGCTTAGAAGATGAATATGAACCACGAAGAAAAGATCATATTTCTCACTTCATTTTACGCCTTGCTTATTGCCAGTCGTGAGTACACGTTTACAGTCTCATAGTCGAATCTGATATCTTGGGTTATAAATTGGTACATGGGAAGCTGACATATATTGTACTGACCacagaaaaacccagaaaaacaTCAGAAACTGGCGATTCATGAGTTGAACACTGCTATAGTGAATTGTTTGAAGCCAGTTGTTtactgaaaaatattgaaaaaaattctgttgtaaAATTTACCTGTTGAAACACTTGTTAGCTTCATGGGACAGCTTCTTCCTTTGGGATTTGAAATTGGAGGGGAATTCAGTAAGAATTGGAGGGGATTTCTGttttcccagaaaacaaaaaaagtgtcactatttataagaaataaagactcgaggatgcctgggtggttcagtcaattgagcgtctacctttggctcaggtcatgatctcagggtgctgggatccagttccacattgggctctctgctcagtggggagtctagtttttccctctgcctgctactccccctgcttgtgctcatgctcaatttctgtctctctctctctctctctctctctctctctcaaataaataattgaaatcttaaaagaaaaaaaaagaatgactcaaACATACCCTTGTATTTGGTACAGATTTTTAGGAGTTGAGATGTATGGGCTAGTGCCTATTAGATTAAGATATTTTCCTTTGCTAGTTGGTTTGTTACAATATAGTGCCacccagagggagaaggaattagttgcctttttttttttttttttaaactttgtgttctttttctgtattaattttgGCTGCATAACAtacttattttaagttttttttccctctttctttctattaGTAGGCTTATCAAATGAGAATCCTGAAATTGTTTATTATCACAAGATAATAACTGAGAAATTATTGACCATGTTTGGTTGgagtttttcttttgtaaaaacatATGTGCAGTTTACATAATTTATGCAGTAAATGAATTGCTGACAATCTCTGAaagtcactttggaaaaaaaactaaatcatATTTTACATGCAGTAGTGTAGTTTTTTTGTGACAATAATGTCCATTATGTATTTTATGAATTAATATGTTTGTatgttggcttttaaaaatttgaggtaTACTTGCACATATTAAATTTTGTGGAATTATAAACTATAAAGCTGTAAGCAAAGTTTACTTTCAGAGTTGCTCTGATCATAACCTATTCAGAGATcaagttatctttaaaaaatttggtgTTTAGTTGGCATTGGTGAAACCACCTTAGACTGAAAGAATACCCTATATTCTGATGTAAATGACTATTTTGCACTTAAATGCTgaactattttcttttatattatttgatgATCAGCTAGGCTCAAGGTATtctgtatttaattcttttaattttatattcataatatcCTTCCTCATGTTAAGCACATCCCTGGAAGATTGTGGTATGTGGCTATACTCTTTATCATAATAGAGGACTTGTATGCCTTTAACTTCTGTCTGTTGGCATCTTGCTTGtgtgtgaattttatttcataaaaattttttggATTTAATaatctgagcttttttttttttttttaaagattttatgtattcatgagagacacagagagagagagagagaggcagagacacaggcagagggagaagcagactccatgcagggagcccgatttgggactcaatcccaggacttcaggatcatgccctgggccaaaggcaggcgccaaaccactgagccacccagggatcccgtcagtGGGCTTTTGAAATAACCATTGGGCTTTTCATTTATACTTACCATTTCCCTGTCTCCATTTCAGTGAGGATCTTAGACGCTGGTTCATTCAACAAGAAATGGATCTTCTTCGATTTCGATTCAGTATTTTACCCAAAGACAAAATTCGAAATTTCTTAAAGGATAGCCATTTGCAGTTTGAGGCTGTAAGTATTATTTTGTATCCGTTTTCACCATTCATCCCTTTCTGTTGGCCTTAAGTGCTAATATTAATGTGtggcattctttttctttacattttcttctgaagTCCCTGCCTGAAAGAATAGCTGTTGGCTTTGAGCTACAATGAACCTTTACCTTTTCGTGACTAGAAGAAAAGGGGCTCCTTGGTACTAAAGTCTcaacatttaatttctttattaaatatgtgacttgtgaaaacacaaaaaatttaatttataaaggttcatttaaaaaaaaatgattttatttatttattcatgagagttacagagagagaaaggcagagacttaggcagtgggagaagcaggcttcctgcaaggagctcagtgcgggacttgatcacagATCCTGGCatcccaccctgagctgaatgttcagccactaagtcacccaggcgtccctataaagGTTCATCTTTAACTAGAATCTTTTAGGCCGAAAATTTAAAGCTAAtaaagtattaaagaaaaaagagaagtgatagttaatatttatttccaatAATGAAATGTAGTTCAGACTTTAAAAGTCCATTGTTGGTAAAACTCtctaaatagctttaaaaattattttgcagaCAAATCTGAATGATTTACATATCATAgctatataaaaaagaagaaatgtgtgggatatATTTAGCAAGTTTAATTATTGTGGGTAAAAGTAGGATTTATGTCTTTTAGGTTGATCTGTGCTGCAGTGGGAAGGCAAGAAAATTCTGTTATAGAAGACTTAGATGGTAGTAGGATTGGATGAGCCTCAAGTTTGGTGTTAGAATGAGTGACTTGAGGCCAAATAAAGTAGAAGTTGGAATGAAGGACGTCCTGAGAAGTGGAAAATGTACCCACATTTTTAGAAACAGTATGGGTTATTGAGTTGGTGGAAAGAGTTGGCATGAAGGGAAGtaaataaacatttgatagacatttagtgtttattttatgtGTGAGGGAGGCACTTTCCacaatttctctcctttctcataaGATCCCCATGAGATTTCTAAATAATGTCTACGTGGACATGGAGAAATGTTGAGCCGATATCATCTGACACAAACTCTgttcattttcccctttgtttttaaCTTAGATCTTTAGTGAAGCTCATTATTGCTAATATCTATTACAGTTAATTTAtcctttcatattaaaaatagttattttttcctgttgttgCAATGAATATTGTCCTTGAGaatatctgttttttcttttagagatttattagagagagatcacaagcaggggttAGAGgtatagagagaagcagactccctgttgagcacggagcctgatgtgagactcgattctaggaccctaggatcatgacctgagcccaaggcatatgcttaactgactgaaccacacagtTGCCCctaaacatctattttttttttattttaaagtgtcttAGTATATTgtcaagtaaaatttttaaaaataaaaaccatgtttcttttttaaaaaatcttaaaattatgtaCAGAAAAGTACATAGATCATAATTGTATAGCTCTATGAAGAATCACAAAGTGATCAttaccaaagaaataaaacattgctGTCACCTTGTGCCTCCTCCCATTCATTACCTCCTGTCTCCCACCTAAAATTAGCCACTCTCTTACTTTTAATATCATAAATTAATCCTggctgtttttgaactttatgtaaatagTACCATatagtatgtctttttttctccagctttattgagacataattgacgcATAGCATTGCATAAGTTTAAGGTGTTAAGGGTGATCATTTGacacatgtatatattgtgaaatgtttaccacaataaagctagttaacacattcatcacttcacataattaccattttgttgtggttatggtgagaacatttaaaatttactctcatagcaactttgaaatatatgatacagtatcattaactatagtcactatgatATTCTACTGGAAGTTTACACTCTTTGACCGATGTCTTATTTTTCCCCATCCCCTAGCCCCTGGCAGTCACTTTTCTGTTTTGTGCTTCCATGCAtttggcttttttatttatttatttattttttattttttttaaatttttatttatttatgatagtcacagagagagagagagaggcagagacacaggcagagggagaagcaggctccatgcaccgggagcccaacgtgggattcgatcccgggtctccaggatcgcgtcctgggccaaaggcaggcgc
Protein-coding sequences here:
- the PRIM2 gene encoding DNA primase large subunit isoform X4 — protein: MQFSGGMRKKLRLGGDQRKASYPHSLQFYLEPPSENISLIEFESLAIDRVKLLKAVENLGVSYVKGIEPYQSKLENEIRRLKFSFRESLEDEYEPRRKDHISHFILRLAYCQSEDLRRWFIQQEMDLLRFRFSILPKDKIRNFLKDSHLQFEASLPERIAVGFELQ